The Streptomyces sp. V3I7 genome segment GCGGTCGTACTCCCCGATGGAGATGCGCAGCACGCGCGTGTCGTCGGGCCGGTCGATCCAGTCGTACGTCCGGCGGACCGGCAGCTGCCAGCAGACGTCCGGCTTGGTCTCCAGCGGCTCGCGGCCCTCCTTCAGCGCCAGGATGTGCAGCGAGCAGCCCGCGCCGCCCGCGAAACCGGGCCGGTTCTGGAAGATGCACGAGCCCTGGAAGGGGCGGGTCTGCCGGTCGCCGTCCTCGTCCTCCGAGATCCAGCCGTTCGCCACGCCCTCGTCGTGGTGCTGCCAGATCTCCGGGGTGAGACGCGCCACGGACTGCGCGACGCGCTTCTCGTCGTCCTCGTCGGAGAAGTGCGCGCCCAGCGTGCAGCACCCGTCGTCCGCGCGGCCGGCCTGGATGCCCTGGCAGCCGCTGCCGAAGATGCAGTTCCAGCGAGAGGTGAGCCATGTCAGATCGCACCGGAAGAGCTGCTCGTCGTCCGCCGGATCAGGGAACTCCACCCATGCGCGCGCGAAGTCGAGCCCCGTCTCGTCGGACACAAGCTCCTCCGGGGTCTTCTTCGCCTTCTTCGGCGCCTTCACCTGCGAAGAACCCTTGGCGGATTTGGCACCCTTGTGGTCCTTCGTCTTTTTCGTCTTTGGCACTCGTCCAGAGTAAGTCGCCCGGGACCACTCCCGGCACGGTCCCCACTGCGGTTGGCAGTAGCGTTCCGTATATGAGACTCGGTGTCCTCGACGTGGGTTCCAACACGGTTCATCTGCTGGTGGTAGACGCGCACCCCGGCGCGCGCCCGCTGCCCGCCTACTCGCACAAGACGGAGCTGCGGCTCGCCCAACTGCTCGACGGGGACGGCGCGATCGGGCCCGAGGGCGTCGACAAGCTGATCGACGTCGTCCGCGAGGCGGCCCAGATCGCCGAGGACAAGGGCGTCGAGGATCTGCTGCCGTTCGCGACCTCCGCCGTGCGCGAGGCCAGCAACGTCGACGAGGTCATCGCGCGTGTCTACAAGGCGACCGGCGTCGAACTGAAGGTCCTCACCGGCGACGAGGAGGCGCGGCTCACGTTCCTCGCCGTCCGCCGCTGGTTCGGCTGGTCCGCCGGGAAACTGCTGGTCCTGGACATCGGCGGCGGCTCGCTGGAGATCGCCAGCGGCATCGACGAGGAGCCGGACGCGGCCGTCTCCCTGCCGCTCGGCGCCGGGCGGCTCACCGCC includes the following:
- a CDS encoding Ppx/GppA phosphatase family protein, which translates into the protein MRLGVLDVGSNTVHLLVVDAHPGARPLPAYSHKTELRLAQLLDGDGAIGPEGVDKLIDVVREAAQIAEDKGVEDLLPFATSAVREASNVDEVIARVYKATGVELKVLTGDEEARLTFLAVRRWFGWSAGKLLVLDIGGGSLEIASGIDEEPDAAVSLPLGAGRLTAGWLPGDPPTAEAVRALRRHVRAEIARHVAGISRLGHPDHVVATSKTFKQLARLCGAARSAEGLYVQRDLKRSSLEAWVPRLAEMTAEQRAELPGVSEGRAGQLLAGALVAEAAMDLFGVDTVEICPWALREGVILRRLDHMGPA